The genomic window CAGAACATCAACATGTGACTACTACACACATGATATGATCATATATGATTACAAAAGCTCTCTAGCttacaaacaaacaaaaatatatttagtcTGATGCTTGAAAGTACCTATAAAACCCAAAACATAACATAATACATATACACAGAAAGAGTACTAGAAACGAGTACTATACCATTACCGACCCCAACTTCACATATCGTTGTATTATATTAAACATTAACGTTCTCATTGAGCCGAGCAGCTGCAGCCACAGAAGCCGCCACGCCACCAGGGGTGGTGCCACCGGTGTTGTTCCTTGCCTCCGCACTCGCAACTCCTTCAGCATCCTGGTGCGTAGCAGCCTTATCAGCCGGCAGCTTCGCAGTGGCGCCGGTCAGGATGTCGGCCAGCTTGATCTTATCTCGGGGATTCCGGCACCCAGCATTGAAAGCCACCGCCGACTGAGCCATGGCAGCCAACCCTCCCGGCTGGATTACATTGCTCCCGGTTGCCCTCACCTCAGCCGCTTGTATTGCGGCAGCATCACTCTGCTCCACCGGCTTGCTCCCCACCGTCTGCGCGGTAGCCTCCAGCGCCTCCCCTATGGTTATTGCACTCTCTCGAACCGCGCTGGCCCGGCTAGACTGAACCGGTGTCGGCTCAACATACTGCCCGACAACCTTAAAATCGCAGGGGAAAAAAGACATGGATATAACAACATAAGTTGAAATCGAGATGAGGAGAGAAAATAATTAAAGATAAGAACAGAACCTGTCCACCAACTGATTCGGTTACAATGCGTCTTCCGGGGGCTTGCATATCAGTGACGGTGACACCGCGGTCTCCGGCGACCTCGTTGACATCATGGTGTCCGACGAGGCCAGCCTGCTCGTTCAGGGTGGCGGCGGATTGCATGGCTGCTGCTGCTCCTCCTGGCTGGGTCTTGCCGAGAACGCGGGTCTCAGCGCTCTGCATCATGGCGGCGTCTTCGGGTTTGACAGGCTTCTGTGCTAGTTCGCCGGAGACATTGAAAACGTCGCCGTATTTGATGGGGTCAGATTCTTCGGGGCGCCTATGCTGTTCCTGGCTCATTATTTTCACTAAAGTAGCTTCAAGCTTATATTATATGACATGCAATTTGCAGAATAAGTATATATATAGGTTTTGACGGAGGTCAAGAGGTGGAAAGGGGGTACACGTGGCACAGTATGACACCTGTCATCCATTAGAGTGATATGCTAATAGAACGTGGCATGCTCTTCTCGCACCCATCTAGCATTGGTGTTCTAATTTTTTCAAGACTGAATTCCAGAAGAGGATATATATGCACAATACCATTTACACTGacaaagttaatttttttttaagaaaaatataggaaaagaataaaaatataaaccatgtgaataatagatatatcgAATGCTCATTTTATTAGATGTATGAataattattctaatattaagatttagatagATAATTTAAGaatgtaatatatttttatttgattaatagTTGTTCAAATTGTTCAAACAAATTATTAGTTAACATAacccttttttttattatcatacAAGAGCCTCATTTCTAGCTGAATAGCCCTTCAACAGCACTTCGTTATGTGGTATTtagtattttaaaatttcataataTAATATTTGTGAATTTGTAATATCTTATGTTTCTAATCATACTCATAAATGAATTGtaatatttgaataaatattgGTGGAAATGTACAGGAAAAGAAATAACAGACCATTGTGATATTAAGCAAGAAAAGTATTGTGAGTTGAGTAATCATGGTTCTTTCAAGGAAAGTGTGTGATTGGGCTTGCAAGTTGCAACTAACGTGATTTCGTTGCATCTATATATGGCTCTGTTGAGTTTAATAACATCAAGGAAGTTAATCATCTACGATCATTATGCAAGAGAAAAAGCAATGCACCAAGACAAGATATAGTTCCCTTTTCCAACTACAATTCTAGGAAGGGGCATGATCTTCCCTTGGTGCCACATCACCATCCCCTTTGTTTCCACAAAGCAGAGGTGTTCATGGAGTATACTGGCAGAGTGGAGCAAAGTGACTGAAtgcactcttccccatcaccaaGGGTGTTGTTTGACAAATCCGAACCAGAATTATGGAGTGACGATGGCGGACAGGTGCCAAACAGTGTCAAGCATAGGTGTTAAAATCGTGGATAAAATTGAGACATCGTTTATATTTATTACATATTAAATAATAAGTACATAACTTATAGTTAAGTACTTTAACCTCAATCACTGGTTTAGATTTTTAAAATACAGATTCAGTGACCAAAGTAGTCATATAACTCACTAATCCAGTAATCCCCACCGTAGTAGCCCCCGTAACAGATCAGAAGACCCGTGCTGTATGGCACTTGACATGTTAATATTGGTGTCTTCGCTCTGTTCTAAGCTGGTACAGCAAAATTCATGAATTGGTAAACATTAAGAAGAATAATTTTCACCTTCACCCAAGACATTCAGCGAATTAGCTTTCAAAACACATTCTTTCATAAAGATGTTTCCAACGCGGTGCAAAGAATATGCTTGGTGCTTTTGAACTAGACGAAGCAACAGAACTCTGTTTTTATGTGATGCCTTCTCTTTATGTGTGTACAGAGTAGTACTACTACTATTAGCCATTTTTGTGAAAAAGCACATAGCAAGCTGAAATAAATGTTACGTGCAATGTactgaaaaaataaaatagaactaacATACACCCATTCCCATTTAATCAAATGTTATATTTCATAATAATTGGACCTAATCAATCTTCAAGTGAACAAAAAATGATTAGTCTATAGACTAAAAGGGATAATATGTTGGCGTGAACAACAAACTTTGGGTGTCAGAAAAGCAACACAAATTCATGAGTGATCTTCTTTCTTGATCATTCAAATGTTCACCACCATCAAATATTAAATCACAAAAGTCTAGAGCTAATACCAATTCAACTTGCAGCAAGAGAAAAGCACTCAACTGAAGAACAAACAAAGTTAACTAGTCTGAGAAAACAGAGTTGCCTGTGTCAAAAAATATGCAGATAAATCCTAATTGAGAAACAATCAAACAGCATAGACACCGAATGAATGACATCATCCATTTAACTAATCACGAAGATTGCCATTGCCATGAATATGGCCATATAGACCATTCTTACAATGTGAAGAACCAAAGAAAAAAAGACAACCCTTTTTTCCCCTTCTGATTCAACAATAGCAACAATCAAATTCACAGAGAGAAACCAGTTCCAAAGATAACAACCTGAAAATCTAAACTCACATACTAAGGCCGCGTTTGGAAGGCAccttttatcatcatcatcatcaccaccatcAGAACCACCTTCATCACTGTACAAGCACAAGCCTACCACCATTACCCATGCCCCTACCGCCATCACTATCCTCAACATTCTCCGTCGCTTCCTCTTCTTCGTCTTCGCCCTTTGGCACCGTGACGATAAGCTCGCCGTCGACGAACACGGCGCTCGCAAGCTCCGGCCGCGTTGATTCCGGCAGCCGGAACCTCCACATGTCGAGCTGGAGATCGTCGAGGGAGAACTCCACTGGACTACCGTCTCTGACAACGATCTTGGTGACGCCGGGATGAATTTCTACGGCGTGCGCCCTCACGTCACCGATTCCGTCAGTCTCGGCGACAAAGCGAAAGCAATCGGGGGCCTCCTCGATGGCGACATCGGCGTCGGACCGAAACGGGAGCTCCAGGACGCGGCTGAAGACGTGCGGCAAGCGACGGAGCTTCTTTCCGGCGGCGGCTGCAGCGTCGACACCGAATTGAATGGTGATGTTGCGCTTTCGGGGACCAACGGGATGAACCTTCATGGTAGTAGCTCTGGATGGGAACGCAACAGAGGATTGCAGCGCCAAGATTAACAACAAAATCAACCAATACCGATGAAGAATCGGAGAAAGAACCATAAAGGAACAGTTTTTAATCGTTTCAGTTATTTTCCCCTCTTTCTTAATTTGGGGGAAGGGCTTCTTGGTGTGAAGAAGGCCTgaacaaaccctaaccctaattttcgatACGATCGAGTATTCTGAAGGGGGGGAAGtggattttttatttgtatttttcttttgagCGCAGAAAATTTTTGGGAGTTCGGAATTGTGTGAAGGGATgtggtgaagagaatggagagagagaaataAGTGGCGAGATAAAGGAGAATGGAttgatttgaatttgatgttACTGTGTtgcccttcttcttcttctaatttaCTAATAAATCTCTCCATCAATTATTATTAGCAATTATTGTTAGAAAAATAATTATCAATTAACTCAAAAAAGGAAACACCTTGCCCAATGAAAAACAGGAATTACTGTATTATTAGAAACAACTGATAATTCTAGATACTAATCATTATCAAGTCATTCCTTTTTACCAAATTAACAGCACTAATGTGTTACGATATTTAATTTAGAGCTGCTTGTTTTAATTCcacaaattaaactaaattaattagtcgTCAGTTTCAGGATTTTCTTACTCCTATAAAATTTATGGATTTAGTATCTATTAGCACTTGGGGATTTNNNNNNNNNNNNNNNNNNNNNNNNNNNNNNNNNNNNNNNNNNNNNNCTatagtttagttttttttttttcataattataaataaaaagattCAAATTTACAATTTTTAAATGAATATATAGAGATTATACCATTTAAATTATAATGGTTGACGACCAAATTTAAATGGTCAAGTTTGTTGAGTTTCATTTTAACATAAAGTATATGCTCGACTTTTTTACTCCTATCATTATTTACCTTTGAGACAAGAAAATGTAGTTTGCTTTAAACTAATTTTATTGCAATAGTACTGTGCTatcttttaataaataataacacGTTGACTT from Arachis ipaensis cultivar K30076 chromosome B09, Araip1.1, whole genome shotgun sequence includes these protein-coding regions:
- the LOC107619157 gene encoding uncharacterized protein LOC107619157, with amino-acid sequence MVLSPILHRYWLILLLILALQSSVAFPSRATTMKVHPVGPRKRNITIQFGVDAAAAAGKKLRRLPHVFSRVLELPFRSDADVAIEEAPDCFRFVAETDGIGDVRAHAVEIHPGVTKIVVRDGSPVEFSLDDLQLDMWRFRLPESTRPELASAVFVDGELIVTVPKGEDEEEEATENVEDSDGGRGMGNGGRLVLVQ
- the LOC107619719 gene encoding late embryogenesis abundant protein D-34, with product MSQEQHRRPEESDPIKYGDVFNVSGELAQKPVKPEDAAMMQSAETRVLGKTQPGGAAAAMQSAATLNEQAGLVGHHDVNEVAGDRGVTVTDMQAPGRRIVTESVGGQVVGQYVEPTPVQSSRASAVRESAITIGEALEATAQTVGSKPVEQSDAAAIQAAEVRATGSNVIQPGGLAAMAQSAVAFNAGCRNPRDKIKLADILTGATAKLPADKAATHQDAEGVASAEARNNTGGTTPGGVAASVAAAARLNENVNV